The Triticum aestivum cultivar Chinese Spring chromosome 7B, IWGSC CS RefSeq v2.1, whole genome shotgun sequence genome window below encodes:
- the LOC123163188 gene encoding phospholipase D alpha 2 has protein sequence MAHRLLHGTLHATILEADNLTNPDRATGGAPQIFRRFVEGFEETIGRGKGSTQLYATVDLGKARVGRTRVIAGDPVNPRWYEDFHIYCAHFAADVVFTVKAAQPIGATLIGRAYLPVRELLDAGGQEIERRLDVLDPSKKKIHHGPTIHVRLRFCDVTANSREWGAGLGGARHPGVPYTFFSQRPGCRVTLYQDAHTPDAFAPRIPLSGGRTYQQGRCWEDVFDAISDARHLIYVTGWSVYTEITLIRDGSRPRPGGDATLGELLKRKASEGVRVLMLVWDDRTSVESLGMTWGYMGTHDAETAEYFRGTDVQCVLCPRNPDIGRSAVMGLQTAYMISHHQKIIAVDHDMPVRGSSNRRRIVSFVGGLDLCDGRYDTQFHSLFRTMDTAHHKDFHQPNFVDTSITKGGPREPWHDIHAKIEGPAAWDILYNFEQRWRKQGGDNDLLVDLRALANLIIPPSTVTFPDDQEAWNVQVFRSIDGGASFGFPNTPEQAARSGLVSGKNNTLDRSIQDAYIHAIRRAQHFIYIENQYFLGSSFAWKADDIRPEEIEALHLIPRELSLKIVSKIEAGEHFVAYVVVPMWPEGAPEGGSVQAILDWQRRTMDMMYHDIAIALEAKGIDASPKDYLTFFCLGNREVKRSGEYEPADRPLPGSGYEKAQNARRFMIYVHSKMMIVDDEYIIVGSANINQRSMDGGRDSEIAMGAFQPHHLNTKGQVARGQVHGFRMSLWYEHLGMLHNDFLNPGSRECVQRVNKMADKYWDLYASDELNDDLPGHLLTYPVAVTKDGTVTELPGARCFPDTAAPVLGIKSKHLPPILTT, from the exons ATGGCTCACCGGCTGCTCCACGGCACCCTCCACGCCACCATCCTGGAGGCCGACAACCTCACCAACCCCGACCGCGCCACCGGCGGCGCCCCCCAGATCTTCCGCAGG TTCGTGGAGGGGTTCGAGGAGACGATCGGGCGCGGCAAGGGGTCGACGCAGCTGTACGCGACCGTCGACCTCGGCAAGGCGCGCGTCGGCCGGACGCGGGTCATCGCCGGCGACCCGGTGAACCCGCGCTGGTACGAGGACTTCCACATCTactgcgcccacttcgccgccgacgTCGTCTTCACCGTCAAGGCCGCGCAGCCCATCGGCGCCACGCTCATCGGCCGCGCCTACCTCCCTGTCCGGGAGCTGCTCGACGCCGGAGGCCAGGAGATCGAGCGCCGGCTCGACGTCCTCGACCCGAGCAAGAAAAAGATTCACCACGGGCCCACGATACACGTGCGGCTCAGGTTCTGCGACGTCACTGCCAACAGCCGCGAGTGGGGCGCGGGCCTCGGCGGCGCGCGGCACCCCGGCGTGCCGTACACCTTCTTCTCCCAGCGGCCCGGGTGCAGGGTCACCCTGTACCAGGACGCGCACACCCCGGACGCGTTCGCGCCCAGGATCCCGCTCTCCGGCGGCCGGACATACCAGCAGGGGCGGTGCTGGGAGGACGTGTTCGACGCCATCAGCGACGCGCGCCACCTGATATACGTCACCGGCTGGTCGGTGTACACTGAGATCACGCTGATACGGGACGGCTCCCGGCCGCGCCCCGGCGGCGACGCCACCCTCGGCGAGCTCCTCAAGCGCAAGGCCAGCGAGGGCGTGCGCGTGCTCATGCTTGTCTGGGACGACCGCACCTCCGTCGAGTCCCTCGGCATGACGTGGGGGTACATGGGGACGCACGACGCCGAGACGGCGGAGTACTTCCGCGGCACCGACGTGCAGTGCGTCCTCTGCCCGCGGAACCCCGACATCGGCAGAAGTGCTGTCATGGGCTTGCAGACTGCCTACATGATCAGCCACCACCAGAAGATCATCGCGGTCGACCACGACATGCCGGTGAGGGGCAGCTCGAACCGCCGCCGCATCGTCAGCTTCGTCGGCGGCCTTGACCTCTGCGACGGTCGCTACGACACGCAGTTCCACTCCCTGTTCAGGACGATGGACACGGCGCACCACAAGGACTTCCACCAACCCAACTTTGTCGACACGTCCATCACCAAGGGCGGGCCGAGGGAGCCATGGCACGACATCCATGCCAAGATCGAAGGTCCGGCCGCGTGGGACATCCTCTACAACTTCGAGCAGAGGTGGAGGAAGCAAGGTGGTGACAATGACCTCCTCGTCGATCTGAGAGCCTTGGCGAACCTGATCATACCGCCGTCGACCGTGACGTTCCCCGATGACCAGGAGGCATGGAATGTGCAGGTGTTCCGGTCCATCGACGGCGGTGCGAGCTTCGGCTTTCCTAACACCCCTGAGCAAGCTGCTCGATCAGGCCTTGTCAGTGGCAAGAACAACACCCTTGACAGGAGCATCCAGGATGCCTACATCCACGCGATACGCCGCGCACAGCACTTCATCTACATTGAGAATCAGTATTTCCTTGGCAGTTCATTCGCATGGAAGGCCGACGACATAAGGCCGGAAGAAATCGAGGCGCTGCATCTGATTCCCAGAGAGCTCTCGCTGAAGATTGTGAGCAAGATTGAGGCTGGTGAGCATTTCGTGGCCTATGTGGTGGTGCCAATGTGGCCGGAAGGTGCTCCTGAAGGTGGATCTGTGCAGGCAATACTGGACTGGCAGAGAAGGACGATGGACATGATGTACCATGACATTGCCATCGCACTTGAGGCCAAGGGGATTGACGCGAGCCCGAAGGATTACCTCACCTTCTTTTGCTTAGGGAACAGGGAGGTGAAGAGGAGTGGCGAGTATGAACCTGCAGATCGTCCATTGCCTGGGTCAGGCTATGAAAAGGCACAGAACGCTCGTCGGTTCATGATCTATGTTCACTCCAAGATGATGATAG TTGACGATGAGTACATCATCGTCGGATCTGCCAACATCAACCAGCGATCAATGGACGGGGGGAGGGACTCCGAGATCGCCATGGGCGCATTCCAGCCGCACCACCTGAACACCAAAGGCCAGGTTGCCAGAGGGCAGGTCCATGGCTTCCGGATGTCGCTGTGGTATGAGCACCTCGGCATGCTGCACAATGACTTCCTCAACCCGGGAAGCCGGGAGTGCGTCCAGAGGGTGAACAAGATGGCTGACAAGTACTGGGACCTCTATGCCAGTGATGAGCTGAACGACGACCTCCCCGGGCACCTTCTCA